The Tripterygium wilfordii isolate XIE 37 chromosome 18, ASM1340144v1, whole genome shotgun sequence nucleotide sequence CTCCAACTTACCTGCATCGATATTTTTCATTAagctgaaaaaaaagaagaaaattcaaaTCTATCCAGCAACATATGCACAAGAACAGACCTCGATATTGTCGATTATTCACGACAAGGGTAGGCAATATGGTCACATCACCCCTTGATCCTTTCCCAACCTTTATAAACAAATTTCATAGATTTGCAATAAATCACCAAGTCAGCATAAACACTTTAAGGATTCATATAGTGATTAACAATTTCTTTGGATTGAGTGAAATGGTCAAAGGAGAAGTGAAGTGAATTGCTGTTTGGTAACAGCAAAGAGGAGAGAGATAAGTTCTTTCCATGTCCACTGAAATTTGTTTCCCCTGGAGCAAAGATGGATGGGCTCTGGGAGACATAAAAAAGTGTGCCattgacaaaacaaaaaatacatgccTCAAACACAGAAGTTCGGGGATCCCACATACTTCACAATATAACTCTTCATTTTTGCCCCTTATCTCAACAGGTGAGACGAGATTAAATTTcgtttctcttctcttcccttcacTTCACTTCTCTTAAGATTCCACGTAGAAAATTTTCTGAACATAATTGCAAAAGTAACTGAACAGAGGtaattaaaccaaaaaaaattacttgGGCATCTTGCTCTTCTTTCAAAACAGGATTATCCGCATCAGCATTAGGATCTCCCATACACTTCTCAATATTCTTCGCATCCACTCCTGCACAAAATGTCACATGAACATTCAAAAATCATATATCAGCCCATGCACTTTGTGTGTGTTCCTCCTTGACCATTATAGAAAAAGTGCCATTATATTCAACAATAAATTACTCACCAAGAGATTTGATAACGGTGTCAGCACATTCCTTGTTGTATTTCTTATCTTTCATGGGACAACGAATTTGAAAATCAGTCACATAATTCCACCACACCCAAGGCTTTTTGCTCTCATTTGCTACTTTGAACACACATAGCTGTCTCAAGTTTTCAATAACTACATCTTTCCCATCATAACCTGAGCTAAAGTCTTGTTCAGGATCAGGAGCACAGTATCTTCCATGATTGATACACTGGGACTTGCACTGTCTACTCAAGGTGAATGCCTGAGGACAGTACCAAGTTATGTAATGTGGTGTAAATTGGGTATAACCACCTTTCTCAAGGATCTGTGCCGGACCCCTGAAATCCTTCACAAATGCAATCAACATGTCACACTTTACTCCACATTCATCGTTGCTGTTAGTCCATAATTCGTACTCAACGCGATCATCTGGGTGTGGAACAGCTTCTCGCCAGTCAAGATTCACGTTGACCATATCTCCACCATTGAttgctttcttcaatttttcaccAAAACTCTTGGTAACGAGTGCAGATGGTATTGTTATGTTCTCTATATACTTAGAAGATGAAACGTCCTCTTCAGGTGTGTCCATAGTAATTAATGCTTCCTCGACGTCATCTGCAACAAGTACTGCAGATGCCCCTGCCTTCTGGGCATTCCACACCTTCAACGCAAAAAAGCAATCTGCAAAACAGCATTACgcacaaaatatttgatttggcATAAGAACTAAGTCAAAAACAAAGGCATAATTCCGTTTCAAGGAGTGATCATTTTTTCGTCTGAAAATATATACGAGGCACGAGAGAGCACAATGCACGCTAGAGTCgaatatttttttggtaagcaATATATCTATTTGAAAAAAGACTCAATAGGTGGTGGAACATAAAAGCAATAAGTGTCCAAGAGATGCCAGGGAAAAAATCCAAACACCATAGTGTATATATGAAGTGAGCGCCTGAAGGATATTCAAGTTTGAAGTTTTAAGAAATCAGATAAAAGATATTCCTCATTCCTCAATAAATTGAAACAACCAAATTATACCTTGAAATCTTAAGATAAataactctcgtgcacaaacCTCCCACATTGAGCGGGGTCAGGGGCAGGCAGGAAGGACGCATATCTTataaaaagctaaaactagAGAATTTCTTCATGCAAACATCCTTTGTCAGCTAAAAGACAACCACGTATGACCTCTGAATGCTCATGCAAAAGCGTATACGAAGcaaatatcacttttaaaaGAAAGTACTGGCTCAATGAAGCAGTGAGTTAACATATTAAACAGCAGGGTATGCTAAAAGTGGGTTACTTTCAATGAACAAAAGCAAAAagtttttgaatgcaaaaaacttattttagagCTAGCCATCAGCATCCCTGAGGCTTTACTTCACAAACGGACCAAAAGGTACTAAAAGCATGAAACTTAACAACATTAACTATAAGGTAACACATAACAACAAAGAATCAACAGTAAAATACGAGACACATCTGGAACCTCTTATAATTTAGATAAATTGAAACTATGAAGCAGCTGCTTTGCTAATTACCAAAAAGAGCTACATAtctttcatttgttttctttttcccctcAAAAGGACATTGCTGATAAAGCTAAGTAAACCTAAATGAGAAATCTAACCTTCTCAAACAAAAGGAGCTGCTAGGGACATGCAACTTAATCAAACCTCACAAAAGCTCGCACAAAAACTATAACTGTAAGGAAAAGACTTAACTAGATGAAAGCCATACGAGTTGATTCATACCAAGAGAACCACACCAGCTCACAGCATGTATAGAATAGTCTGCTGTGAGCTCAAAAGTAGGAAAATTGATACGACAGGACATAAGGGCACCTCTAAAAGCCCTAAACAACCCAATCAAACCTCAGAAATCTCACAAAATCAGTCAAATGACAAATCTGCACACCTCGAGCAACCACAAAACACGCAACTGAACCCGAATTCCGAGAAATCATAAATTCAAAAAGTACAAAGATGATACCTCCACGATCGACCAGAACGAAGGTGGGCAGTGCTCCGGGCTTTGACTGGAATGAAATCCCAACCTCGCTGAACTCCCTGCACCCCTTCCGGTTCTCCTTCGGATAAACCACAGCGCCTGCCATGCTGCCCCCATATTGGGGGATCCCGAAATTTCCAATTGCGCTATCGTGAGTCCCCTTGATACCCTCCGGCGACGTGACCGTCAAGCTGTTCTTCTCCACCACGAATCTCGCCACCGAATTCGGCACCACGGAAAGAAATAGAAGTAACAAAAACCCCAGAGATACCACCGAAGCCGGCTTTCCCAGTTTCACCTCCATTTCTCTCTGGGGAAATCTCTAGCGAGAGAATAGGAACTATTGAACTGGGTTTTAGAGTCAAGTCTTGTGAGGAAAGCTTCAGAGTTCGCGTCTTGAATTTATGGAAACACAAATCAGGTGCTTGTGGAAACTGTGAAAGAGTGAGGACTTGGGAAATGGTGATACCTTCATCAACGTCTGTGAATACAAAGTGGATtgattattgtttttgtttcctattttaaattatttataaaaataaataataataagaatttggaaaataatatattatttttatggtATTATTACCTAACTTACCTTATTTTCTCTAACAAATTGAGTCAAACACTCCCACTTCAAACGGTTTGGCAGCCATGTATTATCTATAGCAACTTTCCTTCTTGAAcacaaaagatatatatatatatatatggtatttattaattttttattttttaatagagAATAATAGATTATacattgtatatatgtatatatatttaacaaacCTAACTACATTCCCAAAAAAGAAAGTATATATCTCCAGAACATTTGGAGATCTTTGTATTGTAGGCTTATTATTTTGTCCAGAACTGACAAGTCAGTTCTGCAATGCTAATCTATAAATTAttagaaaataatattaatattataagttATAAGAAAACATTTATAAAAAATACATTTTGAAGTTCGCCTACATGTTTAAATGTAGAAACATATAAAAAGTTATTTATTCATCTTTTAAATTAAAGATACTCAATCtgctaaaaaaatttatgtaattttttaatttattaatgatTTATTGATTCCCTATTTTTTGATAACTGAAaatgacaccatacaagtttatcCTTTGGACATCAGTAGGGGTGGAAAtggttcggttcggttcggttttgATCAAACAGAAATTTTTCGGTTTATATTTAGCCAAACCGAACCAGACcgaataacatatataaaccAGATTAAACCGAACCGTAAATTTTggtttcggttttcggttttcggtttaaaccgatataattagaaaattatttccaatatcaaattatattgtaattttattaagtaatattgattatattgtaattatatataaagcATTAAACATTAAATGTTTAATTTTACACTAATTAAGTAAAAATGGTTATTATAACATATTAACATTAATTAcataacacaaatatatatataaatatataataaaaatatatgtaaaaataatttcggttttcggttttaaACCGAAAATATAATTTCCAAACCGAACCGTAAACCGAAACCGAATATATCCAAAACTTCAACCCGAAACCGAACCGTAAACCAATAAACCGaaccaaattaaaaaacatggttcggttttcggttcggttttcggtttggtTCGGTTTTTTAACAGCCCTAGACATCAGGATCAGGTATGTGTCTAAACTTGGCCCATTAGATCCGTGtatacaaaaatttctcacatgatgACTGCATAAGTTGGGTCAGAACTCAATGCATGGCCACAGACGTATTGCTCCCCAGGTGAATCGAACTCAGGACTCCCAAGTCCAAGCGGTTTTGCTCTAGAGAGATTCATCAACTAGACTATAAACCAAGTGATTTTTTTTGGCGTGGAATGGAAAATGGTAAACTTTGTTTTCTCAACCACAAAATCTATTAGTTTACTACAAATactaatttataaattagtAGAAAATAAACTACATCCACAAACTTATCCTTGAGCAATTGTCCAATCCAAACTTCTAAACCTTAAATTTTAGAACGAATATCGACTCTAATTATTACAATAATCTTTTAAGTAGTTTGtcaaatttaaattattatCCATCCCTAACAATTGACAGTTTATAAACTCGCCTATCTCATAGTTTTGAAATAAAAGGGCCTAGGATTGTTCAATATGTAAAAAGCACCACAAACATATAggaaaagaaataattttctaactTTAAAAGTACGTTTTTAATGCACCCAgagctccgtttggtagagtttatttacagtaaaaataaataaatttataaactATGAAAAATAAGTTAGATTATAAGTTAGTATTTGGTGAAACTTAATGTGTGTTTGATAGAACGGTTGTGTTTATTTTCAATGGTAGTTGTTAagctatgaaaaaaaaaattgagcgtAAAGCTCTAAAATAAActgtgagatgtttggtgaagCTGTTAACTATTGGTAGCGGTTAGGTcgtgtaaaatatatttatttgtattattatttatttataagtataatttattaagtaaaaattattattactttaatttaatatatattatataaatatataaatgaataaatataatttaatatagataattataataattataaatggataaatataaattattataagaa carries:
- the LOC119984730 gene encoding vacuolar-sorting receptor 3-like, whose translation is MEVKLGKPASVVSLGFLLLLFLSVVPNSVARFVVEKNSLTVTSPEGIKGTHDSAIGNFGIPQYGGSMAGAVVYPKENRKGCREFSEVGISFQSKPGALPTFVLVDRGDCFFALKVWNAQKAGASAVLVADDVEEALITMDTPEEDVSSSKYIENITIPSALVTKSFGEKLKKAINGGDMVNVNLDWREAVPHPDDRVEYELWTNSNDECGVKCDMLIAFVKDFRGPAQILEKGGYTQFTPHYITWYCPQAFTLSRQCKSQCINHGRYCAPDPEQDFSSGYDGKDVVIENLRQLCVFKVANESKKPWVWWNYVTDFQIRCPMKDKKYNKECADTVIKSLGVDAKNIEKCMGDPNADADNPVLKEEQDAQVGKGSRGDVTILPTLVVNNRQYRGKLEKGAVLKAICSGFEETTAPAVCLSDDVETNECLDNNGGCWQDKKANITACKDTFRGRVCECPLVDGVQFKGDGYNQCEVSGSGRCKINNGGCWHESRNGHTFSACVDRGDGKCQCPTGFRGDGVQSCEDIDECKDKKACQCPECSCKNTWGSYDCTCSGDLLYIRDHDTCISKRATEVRSAWTAVWVILIGLALAGAGGYLVYKYRLRSYMDSEIRAIMAQYMPLDNQSEVPNHVNEDHA